A part of Rhodamnia argentea isolate NSW1041297 chromosome 8, ASM2092103v1, whole genome shotgun sequence genomic DNA contains:
- the LOC115755365 gene encoding basic leucine zipper 43-like, with protein sequence MEHGGVSGLHYLCPSNPSPYPPQMTSLVQDQSPAFNFTRLSNSLYNFQFPPLAQELNSQAPCLSNNSTSDESEEQQLSIINERRQRRMISNRESARRSRMRKQKHLDELWSQVVWLRHENHQLVDKLNRVSEDHERALQENVQLKEEAAELRQMVTDMRLSSPISVLRDLDEVTCNAAYLRADQSSHSIVSSTDLLG encoded by the coding sequence ATGGAGCACGGTGGAGTGTCAGGATTGCATTACTTGTGCCCTTCAAACCCATCTCCATACCCACCTCAGATGACAAGTTTGGTTCAGGATCAATCGCCGGCGTTCAACTTCACTAGGCTCTCCAACTCACTGTACAACTTCCAATTCCCTCCCCTAGCCCAAGAGCTCAACTCGCAGGCCCCGTGCCTCAGCAACAACTCGACCTCGGACGAGTCTGAGGAGCAGCAGCTGAGCATCATCAACGAGCGGAGGCAGAGGAGGATGATATCGAACCGGGAGTCGGCGCGGCGGTCCCGGATGAGGAAGCAGAAGCACCTCGACGAGCTGTGGTCGCAGGTCGTCTGGCTCCGGCACGAGAACCACCAGCTCGTCGACAAGCTCAACCGGGTCTCGGAGGACCACGAAAGGGCCCTCCAGGAGAATGTCCAGCTCAAGGAGGAGGCCGCCGAGCTCCGCCAGATGGTCACCGACATGAGGCTGAGCAGCCCCATCTCGGTGCTGAGGGACCTCGACGAGGTCACGTGCAACGCTGCTTATCTCAGAGCCGACCAGTCGAGCCACTCCATCGTGAGCTCCACGGACTTGCTAGGCTAG